The following coding sequences are from one Panicum hallii strain FIL2 chromosome 5, PHallii_v3.1, whole genome shotgun sequence window:
- the LOC112893468 gene encoding uncharacterized protein At4g18490 isoform X3, translating into MDESRKRDVPTASAENISSPLDEDFGNDFLSSWKLPKSGKDTIDFTVDSVPKSSKRFSFGNLDDFGLDGAFDKLPSFKMGMSDLDFSSPLKKKVKHSSSNGDDLSDGKKESEKNNFSFSFDFNELGKFCLDAKLGIEEKSMSKFTGKVDPVSSEGNKDAQRGLSAKASGILEDNNSKDKPQTQGVCTLRPSHPTNRESVKNARLPASNINAADSSDKIQEHTSVSPAIMKQTKVDSVPNGNHREHPKEIYPTKAAVNIPSQNFSGSAPSGEDPTQVLADPMSTKGATIADIGKVHISRESNDKEQSIGSQSKDTSTINPNVSGRLVGQFDSRNEVVEESVSLNEGSQGNRSFSDVHKKLLKKTSCGTKDTDEGTSGHKSLSSSMQRGITNVESALANERGSFSILSKSTNMKASRVELTSETALNQLSGASKVIKKMTLHPTDLKREHKQANAGPDKCKNALSKTYSKQASHGLLTTSINSKGDRNAKSGLEPPSSGNLSLLNARNSTAHTTGHKTVANHVLLKSSNASDSLHVTHSKDNKMPTISQLTGVRIAKLGIRSPMSDRVPEKESVQLTGTKGSPLTTSQTLNSVPEGKPALRSPAIMQKVPEESFLDPKAPTVLKHIMRSPAVRKSPQTVPELGNEMILGSGTPKAHVDIAISSRMPSEMGDISDLELPMLLENDGNLEKAEACRKELEDICILLKRKHAEAKELAVRAIVNNNTMLMLNHPMFEEKICSIKKFANGLRSKKYLFEEVGSINAATATSKAIISLIGSAVYSWRPKACYLSVHQRAFSASG; encoded by the exons ATGGACGAATCACGAAAAAGAGATGTTCCTACTGCAAGTGCTGAAAATATAAGTTCACCCCTTG ATGAAGATTTTGGAAATGATTTTCTTTCATCTTGGAAGCTACCAAAATCAGGAAAAGACACAATTGACTTCACTGTTGACTCAGTTCCAAAGAGTAGCAAGAGATTCAGCTTTGGCAACCT AGATGATTTCGGACTTGATGGAGCCTTTGACAAATTACCATCATTTAAAATGGGCATGTCTGATCTGGATTTCTCTAGTCCTCTCAAGAAAAAAGTGAAGCACAGCAGTTCAAATGGTGATGATCTTTCTGACGGGAAAAAGGAAAGTGAAAAGAAcaatttctccttctcctttgaTTTCAACGA GCTGGGAAAGTTTTGTCTTGATGCAAAGCTAGGAATTGAGGAAAAAAGTATGAGTAAATTTACTGGTAAAGTTGATCCTGTCTCCTCAGAGGGTAACAAGGATGCGCAAAGAGGTCTTTCGGCTAAGGCCAGTGGTATTCTTGAAGATAACAATAGTAAGGACAAACCACAAACACAGGGTGTTTGCACTTTAAGACCTTCTCATCCGACAAATCGTGAGAGTGTAAAGAATGCCAGACTACCGGCTTCAAATATTAATGCTGCTGATTCATCTGACAAGATCCAAGAACATACCAGTGTTAGTCCTGCAATAATGAAACAAACTAAAGTAGACTCAGTGCCCAATGGCAATCATAGAGAGCATCCTAAAGAGATATACCCAACAAAAGCAGCTGTTAACATACCTTCTCAGAATTTCTCAGGCAGTGCTCCGTCTGGTGAAGATCCAACACAAGTGCTAGCAGATCCTATGAGCACTAAAGGTGCTACTATAGCGGACATTGGTAAAGTTCACATATCAAGGGAGAGTAATGACAAAGAGCAGTCGATTGGTTCACAATCCAAGGACACCAGCACCATTAATCCCAATGTCTCAGGAAGACTGGTGGGTCAATTTGATTCCCGGAATGAGGTTGTGGAGGAAAGTGTCTCTCTTAATGAAGGAAGTCAAGGTAACCGAAGTTTCAGCGACGTTCATAAGAAGCTTTTGAAGAAGACATCATGTGGGACAAAGGATACTGATGAAGGGACTTCAGGTCATAAGAGTCTCTCCTCTTCGATGCAGAG GGGAATCACAAATGTTGAATCTGCACTGGCAAATGAGAGAGGAAGTTTTTCTATTTTATCCAAGTCTACAAATATGAAAGCAAGCAGGGTCGAACTAACTTCAGAAACAGCCTTAAATCAACTATCTGGTGCAAGTAAAGTGATAAAAAAGATGACATTACATCCTACAGATTTGAAAAG GGAGCACAAGCAAGCTAATGCAGGACCTGACAAATGTAAAAATGCTTTGTCAAAAACATACAGCAAGCAAGCATCACATGGGCTATTAACCACCTCCATTAACAGCAAAGGTGACAGAAATGCCAAATCTGG ACTTGAGCCTCCTAGCTCAGGGAACTTATCTCTGCTGAATGCTCGAAACAGCACAGCACATACCACTGGTCATAAAACTGTTGCAAATCATGTGCTTCTAAAAAGTAGTAATGCTTCTGATTCATTACATGTTACGCATTCCAAAGATAATAAAATGCCAACAATTTCTCAACTGACAGGGGTGAG AATTGCAAAATTAGGAATCAGGAGTCCAATGTCTGACAGGGTTCCTGAGAAGGAATCAGTACAACTGACTGGGACCAAGGGTTCCCCTTTAACAACATCCCAAACCCTTAACTCTGTTCCTGAAGGAAAACCTGCATTGCGTAGCCCAGCCATAATGCAAAAGGTTCCTGAG GAATCATTTCTAGATCCAAAAGCTCCTACAGTGCTCAAACACATCATGAGGTCTCCAGCTGTAAG AAAATCACCTCAAACTGTTCCAGAGTTGGGAAATGAAATG ATTCTGGGAAGTGGAACTCCAAAAGCTCATGTGGATATTGCGATCTCTTCACGTATGCCATCTGAGATGGGAGACATTTCAGATCTGGAGTTGCCTATGCTGTTAGAAAATGATGGAAACTTAGAAAAAGCTGAGGCTTGTAGAAAGGAGCTTGAAGAT ATATGCATTTTATTGAAAAGGAAACATGCAGAAGCTAAAGAGCTAGCAGTTCGGGCTATTGTTAACAACAATACCATGCTGATGTTAAACCACCCAATGTTTGAGGAGAAA ATTTGCTCGATTAAGAAATTTGCGAACGGCCTGAGATCCAAGAAGTACTTATTTGAGGAAGTTGGCAGCATTAACGCCG CTACAGCTACGAGTAAAGCTATCATCTCGCTGATTGGTAGTGCCGTGTATTCATGGAGACCAAAAGCGTGCTATTTGTCTGTGCACCAACGAGCATTCAGTGCTTCTGGTTGA
- the LOC112893468 gene encoding uncharacterized protein At4g18490 isoform X6, giving the protein MDESRKRDVPTASAENISSPLDEDFGNDFLSSWKLPKSGKDTIDFTVDSVPKSSKRFSFGNLDDFGLDGAFDKLPSFKMGMSDLDFSSPLKKKVKHSSSNGDDLSDGKKESEKNNFSFSFDFNELGKFCLDAKLGIEEKSMSKFTGKVDPVSSEGNKDAQRGLSAKASGILEDNNSKDKPQTQGVCTLRPSHPTNRESVKNARLPASNINAADSSDKIQEHTSVSPAIMKQTKVDSVPNGNHREHPKEIYPTKAAVNIPSQNFSGSAPSGEDPTQVLADPMSTKGATIADIGKVHISRESNDKEQSIGSQSKDTSTINPNVSGRLVGQFDSRNEVVEESVSLNEGSQGNRSFSDVHKKLLKKTSCGTKDTDEGTSGHKSLSSSMQRGITNVESALANERGSFSILSKSTNMKASRVELTSETALNQLSGASKVIKKMTLHPTDLKREHKQANAGPDKCKNALSKTYSKQASHGLLTTSINSKGDRNAKSGLEPPSSGNLSLLNARNSTAHTTGHKTVANHVLLKSSNASDSLHVTHSKDNKMPTISQLTGVRIAKLGIRSPMSDRVPEKESVQLTGTKGSPLTTSQTLNSVPEGKPALRSPAIMQKESFLDPKAPTVLKHIMRSPAVRKSPQTVPELGNEMICILLKRKHAEAKELAVRAIVNNNTMLMLNHPMFEEKICSIKKFANGLRSKKYLFEEVGSINANLLCATSTATSKAIISLIGSAVYSWRPKACYLSVHQRAFSASG; this is encoded by the exons ATGGACGAATCACGAAAAAGAGATGTTCCTACTGCAAGTGCTGAAAATATAAGTTCACCCCTTG ATGAAGATTTTGGAAATGATTTTCTTTCATCTTGGAAGCTACCAAAATCAGGAAAAGACACAATTGACTTCACTGTTGACTCAGTTCCAAAGAGTAGCAAGAGATTCAGCTTTGGCAACCT AGATGATTTCGGACTTGATGGAGCCTTTGACAAATTACCATCATTTAAAATGGGCATGTCTGATCTGGATTTCTCTAGTCCTCTCAAGAAAAAAGTGAAGCACAGCAGTTCAAATGGTGATGATCTTTCTGACGGGAAAAAGGAAAGTGAAAAGAAcaatttctccttctcctttgaTTTCAACGA GCTGGGAAAGTTTTGTCTTGATGCAAAGCTAGGAATTGAGGAAAAAAGTATGAGTAAATTTACTGGTAAAGTTGATCCTGTCTCCTCAGAGGGTAACAAGGATGCGCAAAGAGGTCTTTCGGCTAAGGCCAGTGGTATTCTTGAAGATAACAATAGTAAGGACAAACCACAAACACAGGGTGTTTGCACTTTAAGACCTTCTCATCCGACAAATCGTGAGAGTGTAAAGAATGCCAGACTACCGGCTTCAAATATTAATGCTGCTGATTCATCTGACAAGATCCAAGAACATACCAGTGTTAGTCCTGCAATAATGAAACAAACTAAAGTAGACTCAGTGCCCAATGGCAATCATAGAGAGCATCCTAAAGAGATATACCCAACAAAAGCAGCTGTTAACATACCTTCTCAGAATTTCTCAGGCAGTGCTCCGTCTGGTGAAGATCCAACACAAGTGCTAGCAGATCCTATGAGCACTAAAGGTGCTACTATAGCGGACATTGGTAAAGTTCACATATCAAGGGAGAGTAATGACAAAGAGCAGTCGATTGGTTCACAATCCAAGGACACCAGCACCATTAATCCCAATGTCTCAGGAAGACTGGTGGGTCAATTTGATTCCCGGAATGAGGTTGTGGAGGAAAGTGTCTCTCTTAATGAAGGAAGTCAAGGTAACCGAAGTTTCAGCGACGTTCATAAGAAGCTTTTGAAGAAGACATCATGTGGGACAAAGGATACTGATGAAGGGACTTCAGGTCATAAGAGTCTCTCCTCTTCGATGCAGAG GGGAATCACAAATGTTGAATCTGCACTGGCAAATGAGAGAGGAAGTTTTTCTATTTTATCCAAGTCTACAAATATGAAAGCAAGCAGGGTCGAACTAACTTCAGAAACAGCCTTAAATCAACTATCTGGTGCAAGTAAAGTGATAAAAAAGATGACATTACATCCTACAGATTTGAAAAG GGAGCACAAGCAAGCTAATGCAGGACCTGACAAATGTAAAAATGCTTTGTCAAAAACATACAGCAAGCAAGCATCACATGGGCTATTAACCACCTCCATTAACAGCAAAGGTGACAGAAATGCCAAATCTGG ACTTGAGCCTCCTAGCTCAGGGAACTTATCTCTGCTGAATGCTCGAAACAGCACAGCACATACCACTGGTCATAAAACTGTTGCAAATCATGTGCTTCTAAAAAGTAGTAATGCTTCTGATTCATTACATGTTACGCATTCCAAAGATAATAAAATGCCAACAATTTCTCAACTGACAGGGGTGAG AATTGCAAAATTAGGAATCAGGAGTCCAATGTCTGACAGGGTTCCTGAGAAGGAATCAGTACAACTGACTGGGACCAAGGGTTCCCCTTTAACAACATCCCAAACCCTTAACTCTGTTCCTGAAGGAAAACCTGCATTGCGTAGCCCAGCCATAATGCAAAAG GAATCATTTCTAGATCCAAAAGCTCCTACAGTGCTCAAACACATCATGAGGTCTCCAGCTGTAAG AAAATCACCTCAAACTGTTCCAGAGTTGGGAAATGAAATG ATATGCATTTTATTGAAAAGGAAACATGCAGAAGCTAAAGAGCTAGCAGTTCGGGCTATTGTTAACAACAATACCATGCTGATGTTAAACCACCCAATGTTTGAGGAGAAA ATTTGCTCGATTAAGAAATTTGCGAACGGCCTGAGATCCAAGAAGTACTTATTTGAGGAAGTTGGCAGCATTAACGCC AACCTCTTATGTGCCACGTCTACAGCTACGAGTAAAGCTATCATCTCGCTGATTGGTAGTGCCGTGTATTCATGGAGACCAAAAGCGTGCTATTTGTCTGTGCACCAACGAGCATTCAGTGCTTCTGGTTGA
- the LOC112893468 gene encoding uncharacterized protein At4g18490 isoform X5, producing the protein MDESRKRDVPTASAENISSPLDEDFGNDFLSSWKLPKSGKDTIDFTVDSVPKSSKRFSFGNLDDFGLDGAFDKLPSFKMGMSDLDFSSPLKKKVKHSSSNGDDLSDGKKESEKNNFSFSFDFNELGKFCLDAKLGIEEKSMSKFTGKVDPVSSEGNKDAQRGLSAKASGILEDNNSKDKPQTQGVCTLRPSHPTNRESVKNARLPASNINAADSSDKIQEHTSVSPAIMKQTKVDSVPNGNHREHPKEIYPTKAAVNIPSQNFSGSAPSGEDPTQVLADPMSTKGATIADIGKVHISRESNDKEQSIGSQSKDTSTINPNVSGRLVGQFDSRNEVVEESVSLNEGSQGNRSFSDVHKKLLKKTSCGTKDTDEGTSGHKSLSSSMQRGITNVESALANERGSFSILSKSTNMKASRVELTSETALNQLSGASKVIKKMTLHPTDLKREHKQANAGPDKCKNALSKTYSKQASHGLLTTSINSKGDRNAKSGLEPPSSGNLSLLNARNSTAHTTGHKTVANHVLLKSSNASDSLHVTHSKDNKMPTISQLTGVRIAKLGIRSPMSDRVPEKESVQLTGTKGSPLTTSQTLNSVPEGKPALRSPAIMQKVPEESFLDPKAPTVLKHIMRSPAVRKSPQTVPELGNEMICILLKRKHAEAKELAVRAIVNNNTMLMLNHPMFEEKICSIKKFANGLRSKKYLFEEVGSINANLLCATSTATSKAIISLIGSAVYSWRPKACYLSVHQRAFSASG; encoded by the exons ATGGACGAATCACGAAAAAGAGATGTTCCTACTGCAAGTGCTGAAAATATAAGTTCACCCCTTG ATGAAGATTTTGGAAATGATTTTCTTTCATCTTGGAAGCTACCAAAATCAGGAAAAGACACAATTGACTTCACTGTTGACTCAGTTCCAAAGAGTAGCAAGAGATTCAGCTTTGGCAACCT AGATGATTTCGGACTTGATGGAGCCTTTGACAAATTACCATCATTTAAAATGGGCATGTCTGATCTGGATTTCTCTAGTCCTCTCAAGAAAAAAGTGAAGCACAGCAGTTCAAATGGTGATGATCTTTCTGACGGGAAAAAGGAAAGTGAAAAGAAcaatttctccttctcctttgaTTTCAACGA GCTGGGAAAGTTTTGTCTTGATGCAAAGCTAGGAATTGAGGAAAAAAGTATGAGTAAATTTACTGGTAAAGTTGATCCTGTCTCCTCAGAGGGTAACAAGGATGCGCAAAGAGGTCTTTCGGCTAAGGCCAGTGGTATTCTTGAAGATAACAATAGTAAGGACAAACCACAAACACAGGGTGTTTGCACTTTAAGACCTTCTCATCCGACAAATCGTGAGAGTGTAAAGAATGCCAGACTACCGGCTTCAAATATTAATGCTGCTGATTCATCTGACAAGATCCAAGAACATACCAGTGTTAGTCCTGCAATAATGAAACAAACTAAAGTAGACTCAGTGCCCAATGGCAATCATAGAGAGCATCCTAAAGAGATATACCCAACAAAAGCAGCTGTTAACATACCTTCTCAGAATTTCTCAGGCAGTGCTCCGTCTGGTGAAGATCCAACACAAGTGCTAGCAGATCCTATGAGCACTAAAGGTGCTACTATAGCGGACATTGGTAAAGTTCACATATCAAGGGAGAGTAATGACAAAGAGCAGTCGATTGGTTCACAATCCAAGGACACCAGCACCATTAATCCCAATGTCTCAGGAAGACTGGTGGGTCAATTTGATTCCCGGAATGAGGTTGTGGAGGAAAGTGTCTCTCTTAATGAAGGAAGTCAAGGTAACCGAAGTTTCAGCGACGTTCATAAGAAGCTTTTGAAGAAGACATCATGTGGGACAAAGGATACTGATGAAGGGACTTCAGGTCATAAGAGTCTCTCCTCTTCGATGCAGAG GGGAATCACAAATGTTGAATCTGCACTGGCAAATGAGAGAGGAAGTTTTTCTATTTTATCCAAGTCTACAAATATGAAAGCAAGCAGGGTCGAACTAACTTCAGAAACAGCCTTAAATCAACTATCTGGTGCAAGTAAAGTGATAAAAAAGATGACATTACATCCTACAGATTTGAAAAG GGAGCACAAGCAAGCTAATGCAGGACCTGACAAATGTAAAAATGCTTTGTCAAAAACATACAGCAAGCAAGCATCACATGGGCTATTAACCACCTCCATTAACAGCAAAGGTGACAGAAATGCCAAATCTGG ACTTGAGCCTCCTAGCTCAGGGAACTTATCTCTGCTGAATGCTCGAAACAGCACAGCACATACCACTGGTCATAAAACTGTTGCAAATCATGTGCTTCTAAAAAGTAGTAATGCTTCTGATTCATTACATGTTACGCATTCCAAAGATAATAAAATGCCAACAATTTCTCAACTGACAGGGGTGAG AATTGCAAAATTAGGAATCAGGAGTCCAATGTCTGACAGGGTTCCTGAGAAGGAATCAGTACAACTGACTGGGACCAAGGGTTCCCCTTTAACAACATCCCAAACCCTTAACTCTGTTCCTGAAGGAAAACCTGCATTGCGTAGCCCAGCCATAATGCAAAAGGTTCCTGAG GAATCATTTCTAGATCCAAAAGCTCCTACAGTGCTCAAACACATCATGAGGTCTCCAGCTGTAAG AAAATCACCTCAAACTGTTCCAGAGTTGGGAAATGAAATG ATATGCATTTTATTGAAAAGGAAACATGCAGAAGCTAAAGAGCTAGCAGTTCGGGCTATTGTTAACAACAATACCATGCTGATGTTAAACCACCCAATGTTTGAGGAGAAA ATTTGCTCGATTAAGAAATTTGCGAACGGCCTGAGATCCAAGAAGTACTTATTTGAGGAAGTTGGCAGCATTAACGCC AACCTCTTATGTGCCACGTCTACAGCTACGAGTAAAGCTATCATCTCGCTGATTGGTAGTGCCGTGTATTCATGGAGACCAAAAGCGTGCTATTTGTCTGTGCACCAACGAGCATTCAGTGCTTCTGGTTGA
- the LOC112893468 gene encoding uncharacterized protein At4g18490 isoform X7, which yields MDESRKRDVPTASAENISSPLDEDFGNDFLSSWKLPKSGKDTIDFTVDSVPKSSKRFSFGNLDDFGLDGAFDKLPSFKMGMSDLDFSSPLKKKVKHSSSNGDDLSDGKKESEKNNFSFSFDFNELGKFCLDAKLGIEEKSMSKFTGKVDPVSSEGNKDAQRGLSAKASGILEDNNSKDKPQTQGVCTLRPSHPTNRESVKNARLPASNINAADSSDKIQEHTSVSPAIMKQTKVDSVPNGNHREHPKEIYPTKAAVNIPSQNFSGSAPSGEDPTQVLADPMSTKGATIADIGKVHISRESNDKEQSIGSQSKDTSTINPNVSGRLVGQFDSRNEVVEESVSLNEGSQGNRSFSDVHKKLLKKTSCGTKDTDEGTSGHKSLSSSMQRGITNVESALANERGSFSILSKSTNMKASRVELTSETALNQLSGASKVIKKMTLHPTDLKREHKQANAGPDKCKNALSKTYSKQASHGLLTTSINSKGDRNAKSGIAKLGIRSPMSDRVPEKESVQLTGTKGSPLTTSQTLNSVPEGKPALRSPAIMQKVPEESFLDPKAPTVLKHIMRSPAVRKSPQTVPELGNEMILGSGTPKAHVDIAISSRMPSEMGDISDLELPMLLENDGNLEKAEACRKELEDICILLKRKHAEAKELAVRAIVNNNTMLMLNHPMFEEKICSIKKFANGLRSKKYLFEEVGSINANLLCATSTATSKAIISLIGSAVYSWRPKACYLSVHQRAFSASG from the exons ATGGACGAATCACGAAAAAGAGATGTTCCTACTGCAAGTGCTGAAAATATAAGTTCACCCCTTG ATGAAGATTTTGGAAATGATTTTCTTTCATCTTGGAAGCTACCAAAATCAGGAAAAGACACAATTGACTTCACTGTTGACTCAGTTCCAAAGAGTAGCAAGAGATTCAGCTTTGGCAACCT AGATGATTTCGGACTTGATGGAGCCTTTGACAAATTACCATCATTTAAAATGGGCATGTCTGATCTGGATTTCTCTAGTCCTCTCAAGAAAAAAGTGAAGCACAGCAGTTCAAATGGTGATGATCTTTCTGACGGGAAAAAGGAAAGTGAAAAGAAcaatttctccttctcctttgaTTTCAACGA GCTGGGAAAGTTTTGTCTTGATGCAAAGCTAGGAATTGAGGAAAAAAGTATGAGTAAATTTACTGGTAAAGTTGATCCTGTCTCCTCAGAGGGTAACAAGGATGCGCAAAGAGGTCTTTCGGCTAAGGCCAGTGGTATTCTTGAAGATAACAATAGTAAGGACAAACCACAAACACAGGGTGTTTGCACTTTAAGACCTTCTCATCCGACAAATCGTGAGAGTGTAAAGAATGCCAGACTACCGGCTTCAAATATTAATGCTGCTGATTCATCTGACAAGATCCAAGAACATACCAGTGTTAGTCCTGCAATAATGAAACAAACTAAAGTAGACTCAGTGCCCAATGGCAATCATAGAGAGCATCCTAAAGAGATATACCCAACAAAAGCAGCTGTTAACATACCTTCTCAGAATTTCTCAGGCAGTGCTCCGTCTGGTGAAGATCCAACACAAGTGCTAGCAGATCCTATGAGCACTAAAGGTGCTACTATAGCGGACATTGGTAAAGTTCACATATCAAGGGAGAGTAATGACAAAGAGCAGTCGATTGGTTCACAATCCAAGGACACCAGCACCATTAATCCCAATGTCTCAGGAAGACTGGTGGGTCAATTTGATTCCCGGAATGAGGTTGTGGAGGAAAGTGTCTCTCTTAATGAAGGAAGTCAAGGTAACCGAAGTTTCAGCGACGTTCATAAGAAGCTTTTGAAGAAGACATCATGTGGGACAAAGGATACTGATGAAGGGACTTCAGGTCATAAGAGTCTCTCCTCTTCGATGCAGAG GGGAATCACAAATGTTGAATCTGCACTGGCAAATGAGAGAGGAAGTTTTTCTATTTTATCCAAGTCTACAAATATGAAAGCAAGCAGGGTCGAACTAACTTCAGAAACAGCCTTAAATCAACTATCTGGTGCAAGTAAAGTGATAAAAAAGATGACATTACATCCTACAGATTTGAAAAG GGAGCACAAGCAAGCTAATGCAGGACCTGACAAATGTAAAAATGCTTTGTCAAAAACATACAGCAAGCAAGCATCACATGGGCTATTAACCACCTCCATTAACAGCAAAGGTGACAGAAATGCCAAATCTGG AATTGCAAAATTAGGAATCAGGAGTCCAATGTCTGACAGGGTTCCTGAGAAGGAATCAGTACAACTGACTGGGACCAAGGGTTCCCCTTTAACAACATCCCAAACCCTTAACTCTGTTCCTGAAGGAAAACCTGCATTGCGTAGCCCAGCCATAATGCAAAAGGTTCCTGAG GAATCATTTCTAGATCCAAAAGCTCCTACAGTGCTCAAACACATCATGAGGTCTCCAGCTGTAAG AAAATCACCTCAAACTGTTCCAGAGTTGGGAAATGAAATG ATTCTGGGAAGTGGAACTCCAAAAGCTCATGTGGATATTGCGATCTCTTCACGTATGCCATCTGAGATGGGAGACATTTCAGATCTGGAGTTGCCTATGCTGTTAGAAAATGATGGAAACTTAGAAAAAGCTGAGGCTTGTAGAAAGGAGCTTGAAGAT ATATGCATTTTATTGAAAAGGAAACATGCAGAAGCTAAAGAGCTAGCAGTTCGGGCTATTGTTAACAACAATACCATGCTGATGTTAAACCACCCAATGTTTGAGGAGAAA ATTTGCTCGATTAAGAAATTTGCGAACGGCCTGAGATCCAAGAAGTACTTATTTGAGGAAGTTGGCAGCATTAACGCC AACCTCTTATGTGCCACGTCTACAGCTACGAGTAAAGCTATCATCTCGCTGATTGGTAGTGCCGTGTATTCATGGAGACCAAAAGCGTGCTATTTGTCTGTGCACCAACGAGCATTCAGTGCTTCTGGTTGA